The genomic DNA CGGTTGGTCCAGGTGTTCTTGCAGGTGACGCTGCAGGTGTGGCAGCCGATGCACTTGTCCAGGTTCATCACCATGGCCACCTGCACCTTAACCTTCAAGCCGGCTCACCTCCCGGAGCTTGCGGATGACCACGGTCTCGTCGCGCTGGTTGCCGGTGGGCCCGTAGTAGTTGAAGCCGTAGCTCAGCTGGGCGTAGCCGCCGATCATGTGCGTCGGCTTGACGTGGATGCGCGTCAGGCTGTTGTGGGCGCCGCCCGGCTCCCCGGTGATGGGGCTCGGCGGCACGTTGACCGTCCGGTCCTGGGCGTGGTACTGGAAGGCGACGCCGCGGGGCAGGCGGTGGCTGACCACGGCGCGCGCCACGACGACGCCGTTCCGGTTGAGGCACTCGATCCAGTCGTTGTCCGCGATGCCGGCGGCCGCCGCGTCGTCCTTGTTCAGCCAGACCGTGGGCCCGCCGCGGAAGAGCGTCAGCATGGGCAGGTTGTCGGCGAAGGTGCTGTGGATGCCCCACTTGCCGTGCGGCGTCAGGTAGCGGAGCGTCAGCTCGAGGCGCCCGTCACCGGCCGGCCGCCCCTCCCCCGGCAGGAAGGAGGCGAAGGCGAGCGGCCCCCGGTAGACCGGCAGCCCCTCGCCGAAGTCGAGGATCAGCTCGTGGTCCAGGTAGAACTGCTGCCGCCCGGTCAGCGTCCGCCAGGGCACGAGCCTTTCCACGTTGACCGTGAAGGGCGAGTAGCGCCGGTCGCCCTTCTCGACGCCGCTCCAGATGGGCGAGGTGAGCACCCGGCGCGGCTCGGCCGTCAGGTCGGCGAGGTGGAAGTGCTCCGCCTCCTCGCCCTCGGCCAGGTCGCGCAGGGCGAGGCCGGTCTTCGCCTCCAGCGCCGCCCACTGCTTGACCGCCACCCGGCCGTGGCTCGTGCCCGAGAGCGTCAGGATCGCCTGGGCCACCTGCCGGTCCTCCTCCAGCCGAGGGCATCCCTGCGCGGGGCCGGGCGCGGCGACGGCGCCCAGCATGCGGCCCAGCTCCTCGTACTCCTCCGCCGCCGGCCAGGCGATCCCCTTCGCCGCCAGGCCGCGCTCGCGCACCAGCGGGCCCAGCGCCGTCATCTTCTCGTGGACGCTGGCGTAGTCGCGCCGCACCACCACGAGGCGGGGGAGCGTGCGACCGGGCACCGGCTCCGTCTCGCCCTTCCTCCAGTCGCGGATGCGGCCCAGCGGCTGCGCCAGCTCGTCGGGCGAGTCGTGGAGGAGCGGCACGGCCACCAGGTCGCGCGCCTCGGGCAGATGGCGCGCGGCCAGCTCCGAGAAGACCCACGCCAGGCCGCGGAAGGCGTCCCAGTCGGAGCGCGCCTCCCAGGGCGGCGCGATGGCCGGGTTGAAGGTGTGGAGGAACGGATGCATGTCGGTGCTGCTCAGGTCGTGCTTCTCGTACCAGGTGGCGGCGGGCAGGAGGACGTCCGAGTAGAGCGCGGTGCCGGACATGCGGAAGTCGAGGGTGACCAGGAGGTCGAGCTTCCCCTCGGGCGCCTTCTCCCGCCAGGCGACCTCCCGCGGCCGCAGCCCCTCGCTCTCCGCGGCGAGGACGGCGTGGTCTGCACCCAGGAGGTGCTTCAGGAAGTACTCGTGCCCCTTGCCGCTGGAGGTGAGGAGGTTGGCGCGCCAGACGAAGAGGATGCGCGGGAAGTTCTCCGGCGCGTCGGGGTCCTCGGCGGCGAAGCGGAGGCTCCCCTCGCGCAGCCGGCGGACCACGTGCGCCACCACTTCCTCGTCGCTCCGCGCGCCGCTCGCCTCGGCCTCGCGCACCAGGGCGAGCGGGTTGGCGCCGAACTGGGGGTAGGACGGGAGCCAGCCCAGCCGCGCGGCCAGGACGTTATAGTCGGCCAAGTGGAGGCGGCCGTAGGGGCCGGCCAGCGGCGAGGCCATGGAGCCGGCGTCCGTCTCCTCGTAGCGCCACTGGTCCGTGGCCAGGTAGAAGAAGGAGGTACCGTTCTGCTGCCGCGGCGGGCGCGACCAGTCCGAGGCGAAGGCGAGCGTCGCCCACGCCTCGGCCGGGCGGACCTTCTCCTGCCCCACGTAGTGCGCCCAGCCGCCCCCGTTGACGCCCTGCGCGCCGGTGAGCAGGACCAGGTT from Bacillota bacterium includes the following:
- a CDS encoding nitrate reductase subunit alpha, whose product is IAAALLHTLREYGPDRIFGFTPIPAMSMVSYASGARFLSLLGGVMLSFYDWYADLPPASPQVWGEQTDVPESGDWYNASYLLVWGTNVPMTRTPDAHFLVEARYRGAKVVAVSPDYAEVVKFADHWLPARPGTDGALAMAMTHVILKEFYLERETPYFTDYAKRFTDLPFLVRLRKLGEAWVPDRFLRASDLGLEEPQAEWKTLVWDAAAGAPAVPNGSLGFRWSEEGRWNLKLETGEGRPVDPALTLLGREEAVLPVGLAYFGDGTPALLRRSVPAVRVGDADETYVTTVFDLLLAQVGLGRGLPGDYPADYDDPRPYTPAWQEAITGVDRHLAIRVAREFAENAALTRGRSMILMGAGTNHWYHSDTLYRAMLNLVLLTGAQGVNGGGWAHYVGQEKVRPAEAWATLAFASDWSRPPRQQNGTSFFYLATDQWRYEETDAGSMASPLAGPYGRLHLADYNVLAARLGWLPSYPQFGANPLALVREAEASGARSDEEVVAHVVRRLREGSLRFAAEDPDAPENFPRILFVWRANLLTSSGKGHEYFLKHLLGADHAVLAAESEGLRPREVAWREKAPEGKLDLLVTLDFRMSGTALYSDVLLPAATWYEKHDLSSTDMHPFLHTFNPAIAPPWEARSDWDAFRGLAWVFSELAARHLPEARDLVAVPLLHDSPDELAQPLGRIRDWRKGETEPVPGRTLPRLVVVRRDYASVHEKMTALGPLVRERGLAAKGIAWPAAEEYEELGRMLGAVAAPGPAQGCPRLEEDRQVAQAILTLSGTSHGRVAVKQWAALEAKTGLALRDLAEGEEAEHFHLADLTAEPRRVLTSPIWSGVEKGDRRYSPFTVNVERLVPWRTLTGRQQFYLDHELILDFGEGLPVYRGPLAFASFLPGEGRPAGDGRLELTLRYLTPHGKWGIHSTFADNLPMLTLFRGGPTVWLNKDDAAAAGIADNDWIECLNRNGVVVARAVVSHRLPRGVAFQYHAQDRTVNVPPSPITGEPGGAHNSLTRIHVKPTHMIGGYAQLSYGFNYYGPTGNQRDETVVIRKLREVSRLEG